From the Haladaptatus sp. DJG-WS-42 genome, the window TCAAGAACTCGGCATCGCAGAACAGACGCCGTCTGCGGCAGCAACGTTCATCCAGAGCATTCCGTACAACATGTACTCCATTCTCGCAGTGGCGATGGTCGGCATCATCGTCATCACACAGCGGGATTTCGGCGAGATGCTCACCGCCGAAAATCGCGCGGTAAAAACGGGCAACGTCATCCGCGAGGACGCAAACGCCCTCCAGAACATCAAAGACGAACTGGGTGAACCCGTCACCGAGGATGCCCCGCTTCGGGTGTTTGTCCTCCCGGTGTTCGCGCTCGTCGCAACCGTCATCGGCGGTGCGGTGATGATGGGCTATGCGCCCGGTCGAACGTTCATCGAGATGATAAACAACACCGCCGTTGCGACCGCACTCGTCTGGGGGTCGTTCGCCATGGTTGCCACGGCCATCCTCCTCGCACTCAGCGAAGGCCTCTTGTCCATCGCCGAGTCGATGGAAACCGTCTTAGACGGCTTTGGGACGATGCTCCCTGCGGTGAGCATCCTCGTGCTCGCGTGGTCGATTGGCTCCGTCGCCTCCGCGCTTGGCACTGGCGCGTACGTCACCCAGTACGCAACGGGCGTCGTCTCACCGCTGATGGTGCCCGTTGTCGTGTTCTTCACCTCGGCGTTCATCGCGTTCGCCATTGGCACCTCGTGGGGGACGATGTCGATTATGACGCCAATCGTGATTCCACTCGCGTGGGAGATCGGCAGCAACGACCCACAGTTCCTCGCCGTCGCCGTCGGCGCGATGTTCAGCGGTGCGGTGTTTGGCGACAACTGTTCGCCAATCTCCGACACCACCGTCCTCGCATCGACGTTCGCGGGTTCAGACCACATTGACCACGTCCGCACCCAGATGTACTACGCCTTTACCGTGCTCATTGCAACGGGCGTGATTTACCTCCTGTACGGGATGACGAACCTCAGCCCGCTCATCTTGCTTCCACTCGGCGTCGTGACGCTGGTCGTGTTAGTGTACGGCTTCTCAGAGCTTGACGCCCGGCGAAAGGACATCTCCGCGAAACCTGGCTCTGCGCGTGGCGCGCGCACTGGCGTTACGAGCGACGACTAATCGCACTGCGACCGCTGTTTTCAATCGGTTTTCCGAACCTACCCGTTCGTTTGCAGAATTTTCAGCTGACTGACTGACAGCGCGAGTACTAAACACAGAACAATCATTACGGAATGTTCCGAACGCTGTCTATGGACGAGAAGGATATTCGAATTCTGAAGGCAATCGGGACGCTCGGCTCTGGCAGCCCGGACAAGATTACAGACGAAACGGGAATCCCAAAATCGACCGTTCACTATCGCCTCAAAAAGTTGCAGGAAGACGGTATCATCGAGAACGAAGTGTTCGACATCAACTTCAAGAAAGCAGGCCTTGGCCTCACGCTCATCACCGAGGTGTGGGCGGAGTACGACTCTGGCTATCACAAAACCGTCGGCGAGAAGCTGGGGGCGATCCACGGAGTCAATCAGGTCTACTTCACGCTTGGTGACACGGATTTCATTCTCGTCTCGCACCTCATGTCGCGTGAGATGGTCGAAGAACTCATCGAGGCGTTCGAAGAGATCGATGAAATCGACCGCACCAGCTCGACGTTTGTCATCACGACGCTCAAAAACGGGTCGAACCCGTTCAACGACTACGACCTCGACAAACTGATGACGAAGCTCCTTCCGGATCTCGACTGACACCTTACGAAGGGCAGTTCGGTTTTTCCCATCCGCCTCACGCCCGACACCTGACCGTACGGAGTATTTCTCACTTTGGTAGAAGTGAACACAAAACAAGGCTTTTATCCTTCTTCTGCAAAGGCTGTCATATGGTCGACCTACTCTTGGTTCTCCAACAAATTTTTAATGGAATTTTGTTTGGTGGCCAACTTGCATTGGTGGCGGTTGGACTCACACTCATTTGGGGTGTGACTCGTATCCTCAACTTCGCCCACGGTGCAATGTTTATGATGGGTGGTTACGCCGGCTTTCTCACCTTCGAGCTCACGGGCAACGCGTTGTTGGCGCTTCCGGGCGCAGTTCTCGTCGTGTTCGTCCTCGGTATGGTGACTGAGTTCGGGGTTGTTCGCCGCCTACGGGACAGAGATAACGCTGAATTCGCTGCCATCATCGGGACGTTCGGATTGGCAGTGGTTCTAGAGAACATCATCAGAGGCTCTCCACTGGGCTCCACTCGGCGGACGCTCCC encodes:
- a CDS encoding Na+/H+ antiporter NhaC family protein, with the protein product MATEFGILSLAPPLIAIALAIITRRAMLSLFVGVWIGAVIYAGNLGVAQTFEWIVNAIGASTFNATILVFVMLLGAGIALIWKLGGAHAITKFATRRIDSHRKIGISTWLLGILWNFDDYANNAIVGSSMKNLADELKMSREKLAYILDSTAAPVATIGISSWVAFEIGLIETQYQELGIAEQTPSAAATFIQSIPYNMYSILAVAMVGIIVITQRDFGEMLTAENRAVKTGNVIREDANALQNIKDELGEPVTEDAPLRVFVLPVFALVATVIGGAVMMGYAPGRTFIEMINNTAVATALVWGSFAMVATAILLALSEGLLSIAESMETVLDGFGTMLPAVSILVLAWSIGSVASALGTGAYVTQYATGVVSPLMVPVVVFFTSAFIAFAIGTSWGTMSIMTPIVIPLAWEIGSNDPQFLAVAVGAMFSGAVFGDNCSPISDTTVLASTFAGSDHIDHVRTQMYYAFTVLIATGVIYLLYGMTNLSPLILLPLGVVTLVVLVYGFSELDARRKDISAKPGSARGARTGVTSDD
- a CDS encoding Lrp/AsnC family transcriptional regulator, which produces MDEKDIRILKAIGTLGSGSPDKITDETGIPKSTVHYRLKKLQEDGIIENEVFDINFKKAGLGLTLITEVWAEYDSGYHKTVGEKLGAIHGVNQVYFTLGDTDFILVSHLMSREMVEELIEAFEEIDEIDRTSSTFVITTLKNGSNPFNDYDLDKLMTKLLPDLD